The Pyrenophora tritici-repentis strain M4 chromosome 2, whole genome shotgun sequence genome window below encodes:
- a CDS encoding Polyketide synthase module protein translates to MDTIYFSNEFPKEALQDVFRQLHKESKSSTHHLLARFMSEATRAVKKEIEQLPSSLKQIIPPFETLSAWAESKELREGELCGAIDGVLLVLLQISVYICHAEAGAELPTAPHLSALGVGLIGAAAVAMSKELSDLPSYGAQAVAIAFRMGVHVQGVSHQLEARELDETPKTWAYVVHNIDPKDAQAELEAFHEANLTSKTASIFISAVSRTSVTISGPPSKLETLFKKSKVFRDARSIALPVYGGLCHAPSVYSTKDTQKIMDGLNTSTSATLSSQAPQAPLYSTSTGKPYEAANASGLFSCVVTELLSKAIEWDQVISGLVSAAKSAGVTEVKLFCFGNSIPLNDLKTALQAAIADVKITIPSFMTVLKKNATNGAPPRGTAQSKLAIVGMSCRLPGGATDTEKFWELLEAGLDVSRKIPASRFDIETHYDPEGKDLNKTMTQYGCFIDEPGMFDPSFFNMSPREAMAVDPQMRLSLVTAYEALEKAGFVGNRTLSTKLQRIGTFYGQAADDYREVNQGQEVGTYYIPGGCRAFGPGRINYFFKFAGPSYSVDTACSSGLAAIEVACQALWNGEVDMAVAGGVNILTNPDGFAGLCRGHFLTKGQNACKTWDATADGYCRAEGVGSIVIKRLEDAEADNDNILGVVLAAGTNHSAEAVSITHPHAGHQSYLSRQILRQAGVDPLDISYIELHGTGTQAGDFEELKGVLDVYAPNTSPSRRADQVLHIGSSKSNVGHGESVAGTTALIKVLLMLQKNAIPRHIGIKTEINPRLPTDLDQRNVVIPFSNTPWAPGKRVAAVNNFGAAGGNTMMILEEAPARPERQQKDPRQTHVVTLSAKTKASLRGNIERLLAHLERDETVTLEDLAYTTTARKYHHSYRVAIAASDLGSVKKQLTSQLNKIDALKPVNKTNPPSVAFAFTGQGASYQSMNLELYRDVPVFREHIHTLDKLAQAQGFPSFIPAIDGSHPKEYVHAPVITQLALVCLEIALAHYWASLGIKPDVVVGHSLGEYAAMHVAGVISANDAIFMVGSRALMLMEKCQSGSHCMMAVRASLENIIANSGGKPHTVACINGPADTVLSGTKAQMDDIAKDLEAAGLRCIKLDVAFAFHSEQTDPILDEFEAISKSGVVFHEPKLPIISPLLGKVIFDGHTLNANYVRTATREAVDFVSAMRNASSISTIGDDTVWIEIGPHPVCVGFIKTTLPSTRLAVPSLRRGDSNWKTMSESAAALHLAGVNIDWNELHRPFTGQVRLLELPTYAWDEKNYWMQYNGDWCLTKGNTFYEKKQKAIEPTPRNTKQYQSLGSLVQNIISVNVEGEAGSVVMQSDLMQKEFLEAASGHRMNDNAVVTSSIHADIAYTLGDYLYRKFYPKAKRPDMDMANLEVTKALIAKKKDMDTPQSIQVTAATTDIRSGVLDLTWQNVEADGSCAEPFATAQIIYGDAKQWLSSWSPMSHLIQSRIETLERLAVEGQANRLSRNLAYTLFSSNLVDYADKYRGMQSVVMNDLEAFAEVKLTEKPDSGTYAVPPYYVDSVAHLAGFIMNCSDSIDTKNNYCVTSGWKSMRFAEPMTPGARYRSYVKMIPTKDDPAVFLGDVYILKAEDNSIVGMVGGIHFRRFPRILLNRFFSAPEPAKATSGQQAKPAPVKAAPAPAAPKPVAQKAVAPAPKAQDFDAQSSSSSEVTPPGTPLLAASANTSSTSINVIAAEPAKKAGNGIMDKALDIIANETAIDLADLEDDADFANLGIDSLMSLVLVEKFQKELDVKVNGSLFLDYPTIGDLREWLEKYYG, encoded by the exons ATGGACACCATCTATTTCAGCAACGAATTCCCTAAGGAGGCTCTGCAAGATGTCTTCCGACAGTTGCACAAGGAGAGCAAGAGCAGCACCCACCATCTGCTCGCACGCTTCATGAGTGAAGCCACGAGGGCTGTGAAGAAGGAGATTGAACAGTTGCCGTCCAGCCTGAAGCAAATAATACCCCCTTTTGAGACGCTCAGTGCCTGGGCGGAGAGCAAGGAACTCCGCGAAGGTGAACTGTGTGGTGCTATCGATGGCGTTCTACTGGTTCTACTCCAGATATCAGTTTACATCTG CCATGCTGAGGCTGGTGCAGAGCTTCCTACAGCCCCGCACCTATCTGCGCTTGGAGTTGGTCTCATCGGAGCTGCCGCTGTCGCCATGTCCAAGGAGCTCTCCGATCTGCCCTCCTACGGTGCTCAAGCGGTTGCTATTGCTTTCCGCATGGGCGTTCACGTTCAGGGTGTGTCTCACCAGCTCGAGGCCCGCGAGCTTGACGAGACACCCAAGACTTGGGCCTACGTTGTTCACAACATCGATCCTAAGGACGCTCAGGCCGAGCTGGAAGCATTCCACGAGGCGAACCTGACATCAAAAACCGCCAGCATATTTATCAGTGCCGTTAGCCGTACCTCAGTCACTATCAGTGGCCCACCCTCGAAGCTTGAGACCCTCTTCAAGAAGTCTAAGGTTTTCCGGGATGCACGATCAATTGCTTTGCCCGTCTATGGCGGTCTTTGCCACGCTCCTAGTGTCTACAGCACAAAGGACACACAAAAGATCATGGACGGCTTGAACACGTCGACATCCGCAACTTTGTCCAGCCAAGCTCCCCAAGCACCGCTGTACTCTACAAGCACCGGAAAGCCTTATGAGGCGGCCAACGCCAGCGGGCTGTTCTCATGCGTCGTGACCGAACTCCTGTCCAAGGCCATCGAGTGGGATCAAGTTATTTCTGGTCTGGTCAGTGCTGCTAAGTCGGCTGGAGTAACTGAGGTCAAGCTCTTCTGCTTCGGTAACTCGATCCCCCTGAACGACCTCAAGACAGCGCTTCAAGCTGCCATCGCCGATGTCAAGATTACCATTCCCAGCTTCATGACTGTTCTCAAGAAGAACGCAACTAACGGTGCTCCTCCCCGCGGTACTGCTCAGTCCAAACTCGCCATTGTCGGAATGTCGTGCAGACTTCCTGGTGGCGCCACCGACACTGAGAAGTTTTGGGAACTTCTTGAGGCCGGTCTCGATGTCTCTCGCAAGATCCCCGCTTCTCGCTTTGACATTGAAACCCACTACGACCCAGAGGGCAAGGACTTGAACAAGACCATGACTCAATACGGTTGCTTTATCGATGAGCCCGGCATGTTCGACCCCAGCTTCTTCAACATGTCTCCTCGTGAAGCCATGGCTGTTGATCCCCAGATGCGCCTGTCGCTCGTCACTGCCTACGAAGCTTTGGAGAAGGCTGGTTTCGTTGGTAACCGCACTCTTTCCACCAAACTCCAGCGCATCGGAACATTCTACGGACAAGCAGCTGATGATTACCGCGAGGTGAACCAGGGTCAAGAAGTTGGCACTTACTACATCCCTGGTGGATGCCGTGCCTTCGGACCCGGTCGCATCAACTACTTCTTCAAGTTTGCCGGACCTAGCTACAGCGTCGACACTGCTTGCTCTTCTGGACTTGCAGCCATCGAGGTTGCTTGCCAGGCTCTTTGGAACGGCGAGGTCGACATGGCTGTCGCTGGTGGTGTCAACATCTTGACAAACCCCGATGGTTTCGCTGGTCTCTGCAGGGGTCATTTCCTGACCAAGGGCCAAAACGCTTGCAAGACCTGGGATGCCACTGCTGACGGCTACTGCCGTGCTGAGGGTGTAGGATCTATTGTCATCAAGAGGCTCGAAGACGCAGAGGCGGACAACGACAACATTCTTGGTGTTGTCCTCGCTGCAGGAACCAACCACTCTGCCGAAGCTGTCTCCATCACTCACCCGCACGCTGGACACCAATCTTATCTGTCCCGTCAGATCCTCCGCCAGGCAGGTGTGGACCCTCTGGATATCTCCTACATTGAGCTCCACGGCACTGGCACCCAGGCTGGCGACTTCGAGGAGCTGAAGGGTGTTCTAGACGTCTATGCACCAAACACCTCTCCCAGTCGCCGCGCTGACCAGGTACTCCACATTGGAAGCTCCAAGTCCAACGTTGGCCACGGCGAGTCGGTTGCTGGTACAACCGCACTGATCAAGGTTCTTTTGATGCTTCAGAAGAACGCCATCCCCCGCCACATTGGTATCAAGACTGAGATCAACCCGCGTCTGCCCACTGATCTCGATCAGAGGAATGTCGTCATCCCCTTCTCCAACACTCCCTGGGCCCCTGGAAAGCGCGTTGCCGCTGTCAACAACTTCGGAGCTGCTGGTGGCAACACCATGATGATCTTGGAAGAGGCCCCTGCCCGCCCAGAACGTCAACAGAAAGACCCCCGTCAGACTCACGTTGTGACTCTCTCAGCCAAGACCAAGGCCTCGCTCCGTGGCAACATCGAGCGCCTCCTTGCTCACCTCGAGAGGGACGAGACCGTGACATTGGAGGACCTTGCCTACACCACCACTGCACGCAAGTACCACCACTCATACCGGGTGGCAATCGCCGCTTCCGATCTTGGCTCAGTCAAGAAGCAGCTTACTTCGCAGCTGAACAAGATTGATGCTCTGAAGCCTGTCAACAAGACCAACCCCCCGTCTGTGGCTTTCGCTTTCACTGGCCAGGGCGCATCTTACCAGTCAATGAACCTCGAGCTCTACCGCGACGTCCCCGTCTTCAGGGAGCACATCCACACCCTTGATAAGCTTGCTCAAGCTCAAGGCTTCCCGTCCTTCATCCCTGCTATCGACGGCTCGCACCCCAAGGAATACGTCCATGCTCCTGTCATCACCCAGCTAGCACTCGTCTGCCTCGAGATTGCGCTCGCGCACTACTGGGCTTCCCTGGGCATCAAGCCTGATGTCGTTGTTGGCCACTCCCTCGGTGAGTACGCAGCTATGCACGTAGCTGGTGTCATCAGCGCCAACGACGCCATCTTCATGGTCGGTTCCAGGGCCCTGATGCTTATGGAGAAGTGCCAATCTGGCAGCCACTGCATGATGGCTGTACGCGCTTCTCTGGAGAACATCATCGCCAACTCAGGCGGCAAGCCCCACACTGTGGCCTGCATCAATGGCCCAGCTGACACTGTCTTGAGCGGTACAAAGGCACAGATGGACGACATCGCCAAGGATCTTGAGGCTGCTGGACTCCGATGCATCAAGCTTGATGTGGCTTTTGCCTTCCACTCCGAGCAGACTGACCCCATTCTCGATGAGTTTGAGGCCATCAGCAAGAGCGGTGTTGTGTTCCACGAGCCCAAGCTTCCCATCATCTCGCCTCTTCTCGGCAAGGTCATCTTCGATGGTCACACCTTGAACGCCAACTATGTGCGCACCGCCACCCGCGAGGCTGTCGACTTCGTATCTGCCATGAGGAACGCTTCCAGCATTTCCACCATCGGCGACGACACTGTCTGGATCGAGATTGGCCCTCACCCCGTCTGCGTTGGCTTCATCAAGACCACTCTTCCTTCTACCCGCCTTGCAGTTCCTTCTCTGCGCCGTGGAGACAGCAACTGGAAGACCATGTCGGAGAGTGCTGCAGCTCTTCACCTCGCTGGTGTCAATATCGACTGGAACGAGCTCCACCGTCCTTTCACTGGCCAGGTTCGCCTTCTCGAGCTCCCAACATATGCTTGGGACGAGAAAAACTACTGGATGCAGTACAACGGTGACTGGTGCCTGACCAAGGGCAACACTTTCTAcgagaagaagcagaaggCTATTGAGCCCACCCCCAGAAACACCAAGCAGTACCAATCCCTGGGTTCTTTGGTCCAGAACATCATCTCGGTCAATGTCGAGGGTGAGGCGGGTAGTGTGGTTATGCAGTCCGACCTCATGCAGAAGGAGTTCTTGGAGGCGGCTTCAGGACATCGCATGAACGACAATGCTGTTGTTACATCG TCTATTCACGCGGATATCGCTTACACCCTTGGTGACTACCTTTACCGCAAGTTCTACCCCAAGGCCAAGCGCCCGGATATGGACATGGCCAACCTGGAGGTCACCAAGGCTCTCATTGCTAAGAAGAAAGACATGGATACACCTCAATCTATCCAAGTCACCGCCGCCACCACCGATATCCGATCTGGTGTCCTGGACCTAACATGGCAGAACGTCGAAGCTGATGGCAGCTGCGCCGAGCCATTCGCTACAGCTCAGATCATCTATGGCGATGCTAAGCAGTGGCTCTCATCTTGGAGCCCCATGTCCCATCTTATCCAGAGCCGCATCGAGACACTTGAGCGTCTAGCTGTCGAGGGCCAGGCCAACCGTCTATCCCGCAACTTGGCCTACACTCTATTCTCATCCAACCTAGTCGACTACGCCGACAAGTACCGCGGCATGCAATCTGTTGTCATGAACGACTTAGAAGCCTTTGCCGAAGTCAAGCTTACCGAGAAGCCCGACAGCGGCACCTACGCCGTGCCACCTTACTATGTTGACAGTGTAGCGCATTTGGCCGGCTTCATCATGAACTGCTCCGACTCTATTGACACCAAGAACAACTATTGCGTCACTTCTGGTTGGAAGTCTATGCGCTTTGCCGAGCCTATGACTCCAGGTGCTAGATACCGATCTTATGTCAAGATGATTCCCACCAAGGACGACCCCGCTGTTTTCCTTGGTGATGTTTATATCTTGAAGGCAGAGGATAACTCGATTGTTGGAATGGTTGGTGGTATCCACTTCCGCCGCTTCCCTCGTATCCTTCTCAACCGCTTCTTCAGCGCCCCAGAACCTGCTAAAGCTACTTCCGGTCAGCAGGCCAAGCCAGCGCCCGTAAAGGCCGCACCTGCACCTGCTGCGCCCAAGCCCGTCGCACAAAAGGCCGTCGCCCCTGCTCCCAAGGCACAGGACTTTGACGCCCAATCTAGCAGCAGCTCGGAGGTCACTCCTCCTGGTACCCCGCTGCTGGCTGCCTCAGCCAACACCTCTTCCACTAGCATCAATGTCATTGCCGCCGAGCCAGCGAAGAAGGCCGGCAACGGTATCATGGATAAAGCGCTTGACATCATTGCCAACGAGACAGCCATTGACCTAGCCGACCTCGAAGACGACGCCGACTTTGCCAATCTCGGTATTGATAGTTTGATGTCGCTTGTGCTAGTAGAGAAGTTCCAGAAGGAGCTTGATGTCAAGGTTAACGGTAGTTTGTTCTTGGATTACCCTACTATTGGCGACTTGCGTGAGTGGTTGGAGAAGTACTACGGTTAG